A portion of the Macaca thibetana thibetana isolate TM-01 chromosome 9, ASM2454274v1, whole genome shotgun sequence genome contains these proteins:
- the KCNMA1 gene encoding calcium-activated potassium channel subunit alpha-1 isoform X23 encodes MANGGGGGGGSSGGGGGGGGSSLRMSSNIHANHLSLDASSSSSSSSSSSSSSSSSSSVHEPKMDALIIPVTMEVPCDSRGQRMWWAFLASSMVTFFGGLFIILLWRTLKYLWTVCCHCGGKTKVL; translated from the exons ATGGCAAatggtggcggcggcggcggcggcagcagcggcggcggcggcggcggcggaggcaGCAGTCTTAGAATGAGTAGCAATATCCACGCGAACCATCTCAGCCTAGAcgcgtcctcctcctcctcttcctcttcttcttcttcctcctcctcttcctcctcgtcCTCGGTCCACGAGCCCAAGATGGATGCGCTCATCATCCCGGTGACCATGGAGGTGCCGTGCGACAGCCGGGGCCAACGCATGTGGTGGGCTTTCCTGGCCTCCTCCATGGTTACTTTCTTCGGGGGCCTCTTCATCATCTTGCTCTGGCGGACGCTCAAGTACCTGTGGACCGTGTGCTGCCACTGCGGGGGCAAGACCAAG GTGCTCTAG
- the KCNMA1 gene encoding calcium-activated potassium channel subunit alpha-1 isoform X29 — MANGGGGGGGSSGGGGGGGGSSLRMSSNIHANHLSLDASSSSSSSSSSSSSSSSSSSVHEPKMDALIIPVTMEVPCDSRGQRMWWAFLASSMVTFFGGLFIILLWRTLKYLWTVCCHCGGKTKGCWRLRLGQGWGTHSLGCRGAGWGEPTPRGQREVGAAGCVFYTAHLPGLGSWRWARGRTSAHTLGTCWGDEFVGSERRENPLGKGENNFAQGNPRGGAWPEIAGGLRGAREVGEIHPNFGGSPWGCHFQNVLRSHI; from the exons ATGGCAAatggtggcggcggcggcggcggcagcagcggcggcggcggcggcggcggaggcaGCAGTCTTAGAATGAGTAGCAATATCCACGCGAACCATCTCAGCCTAGAcgcgtcctcctcctcctcttcctcttcttcttcttcctcctcctcttcctcctcgtcCTCGGTCCACGAGCCCAAGATGGATGCGCTCATCATCCCGGTGACCATGGAGGTGCCGTGCGACAGCCGGGGCCAACGCATGTGGTGGGCTTTCCTGGCCTCCTCCATGGTTACTTTCTTCGGGGGCCTCTTCATCATCTTGCTCTGGCGGACGCTCAAGTACCTGTGGACCGTGTGCTGCCACTGCGGGGGCAAGACCAAG GGTTGTTGGCGGCTGcggctggggcaggggtggggaacGCACAGTCTTGGGTGCCGTGGTGCGGGGTGGGGAGAGCCTACCCCTCGGGGAcagagggaggtgggggcagcTGGGTGCGTGTTCTACACCGCTCACCTGCCGGGGCTCGGCTCCTGGCGGTGGGCGAGAGGGAGGACATCCGCCCATACTTTAGGAACCTGTTGGGGAGATGAGTTCGTGGGGtcagaaagaagggaaaatcCTTTGGGCAAGGGAGAGAATAATTTTGCACAAGGGAATCCCAGGGGAGGAGCATGGCCCGAGATAGCAGGGGGACTTCGAGGGGCGAGAGAAGTTGGGGAGATCCATCCCAATTTTGGGGGCAGCCCATGGGGCTGCCACTTTCAGAATGTGTTGAGGTCGCATATCTGA
- the KCNMA1 gene encoding calcium-activated potassium channel subunit alpha-1 isoform X22: MANGGGGGGGSSGGGGGGGGSSLRMSSNIHANHLSLDASSSSSSSSSSSSSSSSSSSVHEPKMDALIIPVTMEVPCDSRGQRMWWAFLASSMVTFFGGLFIILLWRTLKYLWTVCCHCGGKTKISQENIGCLPRKFYQPSDGFTLTILQPQDGLIKSWIPEESRSFVASKILWEIKFSKDLQLHECLVSGIAPSFWIKGIQDCGHASWDISSLVPLVSESQIVNDFSLLKRVACELFQKVKKKTLQFPPVGNLVTVIPVLCSLLYFFTLFFSLWDFIRALYSLGCDIVKFNPVVDYIE, from the exons ATGGCAAatggtggcggcggcggcggcggcagcagcggcggcggcggcggcggcggaggcaGCAGTCTTAGAATGAGTAGCAATATCCACGCGAACCATCTCAGCCTAGAcgcgtcctcctcctcctcttcctcttcttcttcttcctcctcctcttcctcctcgtcCTCGGTCCACGAGCCCAAGATGGATGCGCTCATCATCCCGGTGACCATGGAGGTGCCGTGCGACAGCCGGGGCCAACGCATGTGGTGGGCTTTCCTGGCCTCCTCCATGGTTACTTTCTTCGGGGGCCTCTTCATCATCTTGCTCTGGCGGACGCTCAAGTACCTGTGGACCGTGTGCTGCCACTGCGGGGGCAAGACCAAG ATTTCCCAAGAAAACATAGGCTGCCTTCCCAGAAAATTCTACCAGCCCTCAGATGGGTTCACCCTCACCATCCTTCAGCCCCAAGATGGCTTGATCAAGAGCTGGATTCCAGAGGAAAGCAGGTCTTTTGTAGCATCTAAAATTCTATGGGAGATAAAATTCAGCAAGGACCTCCAATTGCATGAGTGTTTGGTCTCTGGGATTGCACCATCCTTTTGGATCAAAGGAATCCAAGACTGTGGACATGCATCGTGGGACATCTCTTCATTAGTACCTCTGGTCTCTGAATCTCAAATAGTGAATGACTTTAGTCTTTTGAAAAGAGTGGCATGTGAACTTTTTcagaaagtgaagaagaaaacattacAATTTCCTCCTGTTGGGAACTTGGTCACAGTTATTCCAGTACTGTGTTCTTTGCTGtactttttcacattgtttttttctttgtgggatTTCATCAGAGCTCTCTATTCACTTGGGTGTGACATTGTGAAGTTCAATCCTGTCGTAGACTATATTGAATAG
- the KCNMA1 gene encoding calcium-activated potassium channel subunit alpha-1 isoform X28, with protein MANGGGGGGGSSGGGGGGGGSSLRMSSNIHANHLSLDASSSSSSSSSSSSSSSSSSSVHEPKMDALIIPVTMEVPCDSRGQRMWWAFLASSMVTFFGGLFIILLWRTLKYLWTVCCHCGGKTKGCWRLRLGQGWGTHSLGCRGAGWGEPTPRGQREVGAAGCSSGTYPKFFGLCSFAPRPPTLGPRKCHQQRGAGAGVHLRPRFYAELLPWRSRWLDVVRFSYSWRRRPPALRLATPSMYGC; from the exons ATGGCAAatggtggcggcggcggcggcggcagcagcggcggcggcggcggcggcggaggcaGCAGTCTTAGAATGAGTAGCAATATCCACGCGAACCATCTCAGCCTAGAcgcgtcctcctcctcctcttcctcttcttcttcttcctcctcctcttcctcctcgtcCTCGGTCCACGAGCCCAAGATGGATGCGCTCATCATCCCGGTGACCATGGAGGTGCCGTGCGACAGCCGGGGCCAACGCATGTGGTGGGCTTTCCTGGCCTCCTCCATGGTTACTTTCTTCGGGGGCCTCTTCATCATCTTGCTCTGGCGGACGCTCAAGTACCTGTGGACCGTGTGCTGCCACTGCGGGGGCAAGACCAAG GGTTGTTGGCGGCTGcggctggggcaggggtggggaacGCACAGTCTTGGGTGCCGTGGTGCGGGGTGGGGAGAGCCTACCCCTCGGGGAcagagggaggtgggggcagcTGG GTGCTCTAGTGGAACATACCCCAAGTTCTTCGGCCTCTGTTCCTTTGCCCCCAGGCCACCCACTTTGGGTCCCCGGAAATGCCACCAGCAGCGCGGAGCTGGAGCGGGGGTCCACCTGAGGCCGCGGTTTTACGCGGAGCTTCTTCCCTGGCGCTCAAGGTGGCTAGATGTCGTCCGCTTTAGCTATTCCTGGCGCAGACGCCCACCAGCACTGAGGCTGGCGACACCTTCGATGTATGGTTGCTAG